One genomic window of Medicago truncatula cultivar Jemalong A17 chromosome 1, MtrunA17r5.0-ANR, whole genome shotgun sequence includes the following:
- the LOC25484926 gene encoding glycerol-3-phosphate dehydrogenase SDP6, mitochondrial isoform X2, whose translation MTRMKKLSLAAGAVIATTYGGTLILQNPSISSSDSGSLQALRQKLHAPDAIVPSRETQQSVLIAASKANPLDVLVIGGGATGAGAALDAVTRGLKVGLVEREDFASGTSSRSTKLLHGGVRYLEKAVFNLDFGQYKLVLHALDERKRVIENAPHLCHALPCMTPCFSWFEVVYYWAGLKMYDLVAGRQLLHLSRYYSTKESVDLFPTLLREGKDRSLRGTVVYYDGQMNDSRLNVGVACTAALAGAAVLNHAEVVSLLKDDAGERIIGARVRDNLTGEEFDTYAKVIVNASGPFCDAVRKMVDKNAKEMIAPSSGVHITLPDYYSPEGMGLIVPKTKDGRVVFMLPWMGRTIAGTTDSSTSITYLPEPHEDEIQFILDAISDYLNVKVRRVDVLSAWSGIRPLAVDPTAKSTESISRDHVVCEDYPGLVTITGGKWTTYRSMAEDAVDAAIKSGKLTPANGCVTNNLCIVGGEGWEPSSFTVLAQQYKRMKSTYSGKVVPGVMDSAAARHLSHAYGTLAERVAAIAQNENLGKRLAHGYPYLEAEVAYCARNEYCESAIDFIARRTRLAFLETDAARRALPRVIEILANEHKWDKPRQKEELQKATDFLKTFKSSKNAQFHDGKHS comes from the exons ATGACGAGAATGAAAAAACTCAGCCTCGCCGCTGGTGCAGTAATCGCCACCACATACGGTGGCACTTTGATCCTTCAAAATCCCTCAATCTCCTCCAGCGACTCCGGTTCCCTTCAAGCTCTTCGGCAGAAGCTACACGCTCCGGATGCCATTGTTCCGTCGAGGGAAACGCAGCAGTCGGTGTTGATAGCTGCCAGTAAGGCGAATCCTCTTGATGTTCTTGTTATTGGCGGTGGTGCCACTGGTGCCGGTGCCGCGCTTGATGCCGTGACACGTGGACTCAAGGTTGGGCTCGTTGAACGGGAGGATTTCGCTTCCGGAACTTCGTCGCGATCCACGAAGCTTCTTCATGGAG GTGTTCGTTACTTGGAGAAAGCCGTCTTTAATCTTGACTTTGGACAATACAAGTTAGTACTTCATGCACTTGATGAGCGTAAACGGGTTATTGAAAATGCACCACACCTATGCCATGCATTGCCGTGCATGACACCGTGTTTTAGCTGGTTTGAAGTAGTGTACTACTGGGCGGGCTTGAAAATGTACGATTTGGTCGCAGGAAGACAACTGCTGCACTTATCAAGATATTATTCTACAAAAGAATCTGTTGATCTCTTCCCCACTCTATTAAGGGAGGGAAAGGATAGAAGCCTAAGGGGCACAGTTGTTTATTATGATGGGCAGATGAATGATTCACGTCTTAATGTTGGAGTGGCTTGCACTGCTGCTTTAGCTGGTGCGGCAGTGCTTAACCATGCGGAAGTGGTATCCTTACTGAAGGATGATGCTGGAGAACGAATAATTGGTGCACGAGTTCGAGATAATTTAACCG GAGAGGAGTTTGATACATATGCAAAAGTGATTGTGAATGCAAGCGGGCCATTTTGTGACGCTGTAAGGAAAATGGTCGACAAAAATGCAAAAGAAATGATTGCTCCTAGCAGTGGTGTACATATTACACTCCCTGATTACTATTCTCCTGAGGGAATGGGCTTAATTGTTCCCAAAACTAAGGATGGACGTGTTGTTTTCATGCTTCCATGGATGGGACGAACCATTGCTGGAACTACAGATTCTAGTACTAGCATTACATATCTTCCAGAACCGCATGAAGATGAAATACAATTTATATTGGATGCAATATCTGATTACCTTAATGTTAAG GTTCGCCGCGTTGATGTTCTTTCTGCTTGGAGTGGCATTCGCCCATTAGCAGTGGATCCAACAGCAAAAAGTACTGAGAGTATCTCAAGGGACCATGTTGTCTGTGAGGATTACCCTGGTTTGGTCACCATCACCGGCGGCAAGTGGACTACCTATCGTAG CATGGCAGAAGATGCTGTTGATGCAGCTATAAAGTCTGGAAAGCTGACCCCCGCCAATGGATGTGTGACCAACAATCTCTGCATTGTTGGTGGTGAAGGGTGGGAGCCTTCTTCTTTTACAGTTCTTGCTCAACAGTATAAGCGCATGAAAAGTACATATAGTGGTAAAGTTGTCCCTGGGGTAATGGACTCTGCTGCTGCAAGGCATTTGTCTCATGCATATGGAACATTGGCTGAGCGTGTGGCTGCCAtcgctcag AATGAAAATTTGGGCAAGCGACTTGCCCACGGTTACCCATATCTGGAGGCAGAGGTAGCTTACTGTGCTCGTAATGAATACTGTGAATCTGCTATCGATTTCATTGCAAGGAGGACTCGTCTTGCTTTCCTTGAAACTGATGCAGCAAGAAGGGCATTGCCTCGTGTGATCGAAATATTGGCAAATGAACACAAATGGGACAAACCAAGGCAGAAGGAAGAGTTGCAGAAGGCTACAGATTTTTTGAAGACTTTTAAATCCTCAAAAAATGCCCAGTTTCATGATGGGAAGCACAGTTA G
- the LOC25484927 gene encoding putative ribosomal large subunit pseudouridine synthase SVR1, chloroplastic isoform X1, whose protein sequence is MGSAATMAMTALYFTTIKSTKLTSTFRTLPRFTCSSSSKFNISFSPSNPKPKPTPQPKTQTPHDDDDEGPLMIPWIVRGEDGNFKLLSEPPPSFLKEMANAQTGTKKSEKDQITKNKKKGEKETKIRAVTAPPKYSKAARRFYNENIKDDSGTRLSKVLAASGVASRRSCEDLIFKGKVTVNGSVCNTPQTKVDPSKDNIYVNGSRLPKRQPHKVYLALNKPKGYICSSGEKESKSVISLFDDFLSSWDKKHPGVPPPRLFTVGRLDVATTGLLIVTNDGDFAQKLSHPSSNFSKEYIATVDGLVHKRHLTAISEGTTIEGVHCVPDSVELLPRMPDTQRSRLRIVVHDGRKHEVRELVKSAGLEIHSLKRVRIGGFRLPPDLGIGKYIELNPTNLKALGGRVNKANS, encoded by the exons atggGTTCAGCGGCAACAATGGCGATGACAGCACTCTATTTCACCACCATCAAATCAACCAAACTCACTTCTACCTTCCGCACTCTCCCCCGCTTCACTTGTTCCTCCTCTTCCAAATTCAACATCTCTTTCTCTCCCTCTAACCCCAAACCCAAGCCTACTCCTCAGCCCAAAACTCAAACCCCCCACGACGACGATGACGAAGGTCCTCTCATGATTCCGTGGATTGTTCGCGGCGAAGATGGCAACTTCAAGCTTCTATCAGAGCCTCCTCCCAGTTTTCTCAAAGAAATGGCTAATGCTCAAACCGGTACCAAAAAATCAGAGAAGGACCAAATtaccaaaaacaagaagaaggGTGAAAAAGAAACCAAGATTCGTGCGGTCACAGCGCCGCCTAAATATTCTAAAGCTGCAAGGAGATTCTATAATGAAAATATTAAGGACGACTCCGGTACTCGTCTCAGTAAGGTTCTTGCCGCCTCCGGAG TTGCATCTAGGAGAAGCTGTGAAGACCTTATTTTTAAAGGCAAGGTTACCGTTAATGGTTCTGTCTGTAATACACCTCAG ACTAAAGTGGATCCCTCAAAGGATAATATCTATGTCAATGGAAGCCGCCTTCCTAAGAGGCAGCCTCACAAAGTTTATCTTGCCTTGAACAAACCAAAAGG GTACATATGCTCATCTGGGGAAAAGGAGTCTAAATCTGTTATAAGtctatttgatgattttttgagCAGTTGG GATAAAAAGCATCCAGGTGTACCCCCACCAAGATTATTTACTGTAGGGCGCCTTGATGTTGCTACTACTGGGTTACTTATTGTGACTAATGATG GAGATTTTGCTCAAAAACTTTCACATCCGTCATCTAATTTTTCAAAAGA ATACATTGCAACAGTTGATGGTCTAGTTCATAAGAGGCACTTAACAGCCATAAGTGAGGGAACAACAATTGAGGGCGTCCATTGTGTACCTGATAGTGTAGAGTTACTTCCACGTATGCCGGATACACAAAGATCTCGACTTCGTATTGTG GTTCATGATGGAAGGAAGCACGAAGTTCGTGAACTTGTTAAAAGTGCTGGACTTGAG attcattcattaaagcGAGTTCGCATCGGTGGTTTTAGACTTCCACCAGACCTTGG GATAGGGAAGTATATTGAGCTAAATCCAACAAATCTGAAAGCATTGGGAGGAAGAGTTAACAAAGCTAATTCTTAA
- the LOC25484929 gene encoding vacuolar protein-sorting-associated protein 33 homolog isoform X1, which produces MAQIPNLDNAPVNLTSIREQSQKELINILKNVRGKKCLVIDPKLGDSLSLTIQTSILKEQGVELRHLSAEPIQSDCNKVIFLVRSQLNLMRFICSNVHDDISKGLQREYHVYFVPRRTVACEKVLEDEKLHHMITIGEYPLYMVAMDEDVLSFELDLSYKECQVDGDASSLWHIAKAIHKLEFSFGVIPHVRAKGKASVRIADILNRMEAEEPINSSDMAVPEINTVILLDREVDMVTPLCSQLTYEGLIDEFLHINNGSVEIDASVLGLQQEGKKTKVPLNSSDKLFKEIRDLNFEVVVQILRQKATSMKQDYTDMTTTTQSVSELKDFVKKLNSLPEMTRHINLAQHLSTFTSKPSFLGQLDMEHTIIESQSYDICFEYIEELIHKQEPLTTVLRLLVLFSITNAGLPKKHFDYFRRELLHSYGFEHIATLNNLEKAGLFKKQESKSNWLTIKRTLQLVVEDTDTANPNDIAYVFSGYAPLSIRLIQHAIRSGWRPVEEVLKLLPGPHLETRRGGFSNSPSFDTFYGVSNSIDKVPDGRRSLVLVVFVGGVTFAEISALRFLSAQENMAYDLIIATTKIVNGQTLVETFMEKLG; this is translated from the exons ATGGCTCAGATTCCTAACCTTGATAATGCTCCCGTTAATCTCACATCCATCAG GGAACAATCTCAAAAGGAACTCATCAACATCCTCAAGAAT GTTCGAGGAAAGAAGTGTTTGGTGATTGATCCCAAGCTTGGTGACTCTCTCTCGCTTACCATACAAACTTCCATTCTCAAG GAGCAAGGAGTTGAGTTGCGGCATCTTTCAGCTGAGCCAATTCAAAGTGACTGTAACAAAGTGATTTTCCTTGTGCGCTCTCAACTTAATTTGATGAGATTCATATGCTCTAATGTTCACGACGACATATCAAAAGGACTACAGAGAGAATATCATGTTTATTTTGTTCCCCGCCGCACTGTTGCTTGTGAGAAA GTTCTTGAGGATGAAAAATTACATCATATGATTACAATAGGGGAATATCCCTTGTATATGGTGGCAATGGATGAGGATGTACTATCATTTGAACTTGATCTTTCTTACAAA GAATGCCAAGTTGATGGTGATGCAAGCTCACTTTGGCATATTGCAAAGGCCATTCACAAACTAGAG TTTTCTTTTGGAGTGATACCACATGTGAGGGCAAAAGGAAAAGCATCTGTGCGTATTGCAGACATCCTAAACCGAATGGAAGCTGAGGAACCGATTAACTCATCTGAT ATGGCTGTGCCAGAGATAAATACAGTAATCCTCTTAGATAGAGAG GTGGACATGGTTACTCCTTTGTGTTCCCAGTTAACGTATGAGGGGCTAATTGACGAG TTTCTGCACATCAACAATGGTTCTGTTGAGATTGATGCATCTGTTTTGGGTCTTCAACAAGAAGGAAAGAAAACTAAAGTCCCACTTAATTCAAG TGACAAGCTTTTTAAGGAGATACGGGATCTCAACTTTGAAGTTGTTGTCCAG ATTTTGCGTCAAAAAGCAACATCCATGAAGCAAGACTATACAGATATGACAACAACA ACGCAGTCAGTTTCAGAGTTGAAGGACTTTGTAAAAAAGCTAAACTCATTGCCAGAGATGACa AGGCACATAAATCTCGCTCAGCACCTATCAACGTTCACGTCAAAGCCTTCTTTTCTTGGCCAGCTTGATATGGAGCATACAATTATTGAGTCCCAGAGTTATGACAT atgctttgagtatATTGAAGAATTGATCCATAAGCAGGAGCCTTTAACAACGGTCCTACGTCTTCTAGTCCTATTTTCTATCACTAATGCTGGGTTGCCAAAGAAGCATTTTGACTACTTCAG GAGAGAGCTACTGCACAGCTATGGATTTGAGCACATAGCAACACTAAATAATTTAGAGAAAGCCGGACTCTTCAAAAAGCAG GAGTCAAAAAGCAACTGGCTTACTATAAAACGTACCCTGCAGCTTGTGGTCGAAGACACTGATACAGCCAA CCCCAATGATATTGCTTACGTCTTCTCGGGATACGCACCTCTTAGCATTCGTCTTATCCAGCATGCCATTCGATCTGGATG GCGCCCTGTTGAAGAAGTTTTGAAACTGTTGCCTGGACCTCATTTGGAAACTAGAAGG GGTGGATTCTCAAACAGCCCGTCATTTGATACTTTCTATGGGGTTTCAAACAGCATAGATAA GGTACCTGATGGAAGGCGTTCCCTGGTGCTTGTTGTCTTTGTTGGGGGTGTTACATTTGCGGAGATTTCTGCTCTTCGATTTCTCAGTGCTCAG
- the LOC25484925 gene encoding uncharacterized protein produces the protein MHEFSTVDGFVEISECMADMIKYVANEPSVGLYFIQQHAQNAVPNVIKADKNIVEKVHETTLHTEDLEDSITAVRSMKECGFSIVNEMIGDINKSLEIMKTKKPKKGSIHSSTSSPNSQTERTRFWGNHAFYAQEGDDKKSNYFSNVLKSAKQKVNSLKWQQPDGKGSVDSNEEKLRYPDLPWSITSDGITSSLQGTEPDDLPISSQVEDESQHEQTDESDISIKLLSLSERFDDFRANKEAKLEEWLEGTSKHDDYCDADEVERGKKLLENDEKINTGNSGFEGEVLLHAVQP, from the exons ATGCATGAATTCTCTACCGTTGATGGTTTTGTGGAGATAAGTGAATGCATGGCGGATATGATCAAATACGTGGCTAATGAACCATCTGTGGGGCTTTACTTTATCCAACAACATGCTCAAAATGCAGTGCCAAATGTCATTAAAGCTGACAAAAATATTGTCGAAAAGGTTCACGAAACAACTTTGCACACTGAAGACTTGGAGGACTCTATTACAGCAGTTCGATCAATGAAAGAGTGTGGATTTTCCATAGTCAATGAGATGATAGGTGACATAAACAAATCTCTGGaaattatgaaaacaaaaaaaccaaaaaaagggTCAATCcattcatcaacatcatcaccaAATTCTCAGACAGAAAGAACTCGTTTTTGGGGCAATCATGCTTTTTATGCTCAGGAAGGTGATGATAAAAAGAGtaactatttttcaaatgttttaAAGTCGGCGAAACAGAAGGTTAACAGTCTCAAGTGGCAACAGCCTGATGGTAAAGGATCAGTAGATTCCAACGAAGAGAAGCTACGATATCCTGATTTGCCATGGTCAATCACATCAGACGGCATAACTTCATCATTACAGGGAACCGAACCTGATGATTTGCCTATATCGAGTCAGGTTGAAGACGAGTCTCAACACGAACAGACCGATGAAAGTGATATTAGCATTAAGTTGTTGTCATTGTCAGAAAGGTTTGATGACTTCAGAGCTAATAAAGAAGCTAAACTAGAGGAGTGGCTTGAAGGAACTAGCAAACATGATGATTATTGTGACGCAGATGAAGTAGAAAGAG GTAAGAAGCTTCTCGAGAATGATGAGAAGATAAATACTGGAAACAGTGGATTCGAAGGTGAAGTGCTATTGCATGCAGTTCAGCCATGA
- the LOC25484927 gene encoding putative ribosomal large subunit pseudouridine synthase SVR1, chloroplastic isoform X2, whose amino-acid sequence MGSAATMAMTALYFTTIKSTKLTSTFRTLPRFTCSSSSKFNISFSPSNPKPKPTPQPKTQTPHDDDDEGPLMIPWIVRGEDGNFKLLSEPPPSFLKEMANAQTGTKKSEKDQITKNKKKGEKETKIRAVTAPPKYSKAARRFYNENIKDDSGTRLSKVLAASGVASRRSCEDLIFKGKVTVNGSVCNTPQTKVDPSKDNIYVNGSRLPKRQPHKVYLALNKPKGYICSSGEKESKSVISLFDDFLSSWDKKHPGVPPPRLFTVGRLDVATTGLLIVTNDGDFAQKLSHPSSNFSKEYIATVDGLVHKRHLTAISEGTTIEGVHCVPDSVELLPRMPDTQRSRLRIVVHDGRKHEVRELVKSAGLEIHSLKRVRIGGFRLPPDLG is encoded by the exons atggGTTCAGCGGCAACAATGGCGATGACAGCACTCTATTTCACCACCATCAAATCAACCAAACTCACTTCTACCTTCCGCACTCTCCCCCGCTTCACTTGTTCCTCCTCTTCCAAATTCAACATCTCTTTCTCTCCCTCTAACCCCAAACCCAAGCCTACTCCTCAGCCCAAAACTCAAACCCCCCACGACGACGATGACGAAGGTCCTCTCATGATTCCGTGGATTGTTCGCGGCGAAGATGGCAACTTCAAGCTTCTATCAGAGCCTCCTCCCAGTTTTCTCAAAGAAATGGCTAATGCTCAAACCGGTACCAAAAAATCAGAGAAGGACCAAATtaccaaaaacaagaagaaggGTGAAAAAGAAACCAAGATTCGTGCGGTCACAGCGCCGCCTAAATATTCTAAAGCTGCAAGGAGATTCTATAATGAAAATATTAAGGACGACTCCGGTACTCGTCTCAGTAAGGTTCTTGCCGCCTCCGGAG TTGCATCTAGGAGAAGCTGTGAAGACCTTATTTTTAAAGGCAAGGTTACCGTTAATGGTTCTGTCTGTAATACACCTCAG ACTAAAGTGGATCCCTCAAAGGATAATATCTATGTCAATGGAAGCCGCCTTCCTAAGAGGCAGCCTCACAAAGTTTATCTTGCCTTGAACAAACCAAAAGG GTACATATGCTCATCTGGGGAAAAGGAGTCTAAATCTGTTATAAGtctatttgatgattttttgagCAGTTGG GATAAAAAGCATCCAGGTGTACCCCCACCAAGATTATTTACTGTAGGGCGCCTTGATGTTGCTACTACTGGGTTACTTATTGTGACTAATGATG GAGATTTTGCTCAAAAACTTTCACATCCGTCATCTAATTTTTCAAAAGA ATACATTGCAACAGTTGATGGTCTAGTTCATAAGAGGCACTTAACAGCCATAAGTGAGGGAACAACAATTGAGGGCGTCCATTGTGTACCTGATAGTGTAGAGTTACTTCCACGTATGCCGGATACACAAAGATCTCGACTTCGTATTGTG GTTCATGATGGAAGGAAGCACGAAGTTCGTGAACTTGTTAAAAGTGCTGGACTTGAG attcattcattaaagcGAGTTCGCATCGGTGGTTTTAGACTTCCACCAGACCTTGGGTAA
- the LOC25484929 gene encoding vacuolar protein-sorting-associated protein 33 homolog isoform X2, translated as MAQIPNLDNAPVNLTSIREQSQKELINILKNVRGKKCLVIDPKLGDSLSLTIQTSILKEQGVELRHLSAEPIQSDCNKVIFLVRSQLNLMRFICSNVHDDISKGLQREYHVYFVPRRTVACEKVLEDEKLHHMITIGEYPLYMVAMDEDVLSFELDLSYKECQVDGDASSLWHIAKAIHKLEFSFGVIPHVRAKGKASVRIADILNRMEAEEPINSSDMAVPEINTVILLDREVDMVTPLCSQLTYEGLIDEFLHINNGSVEIDASVLGLQQEGKKTKVPLNSSDKLFKEIRDLNFEVVVQILRQKATSMKQDYTDMTTTTQSVSELKDFVKKLNSLPEMTRHINLAQHLSTFTSKPSFLGQLDMEHTIIESQSYDICFEYIEELIHKQEPLTTVLRLLVLFSITNAGLPKKHFDYFRRELLHSYGFEHIATLNNLEKAGLFKKQESKSNWLTIKRTLQLVVEDTDTANPNDIAYVLCIILLSSGPAYLLI; from the exons ATGGCTCAGATTCCTAACCTTGATAATGCTCCCGTTAATCTCACATCCATCAG GGAACAATCTCAAAAGGAACTCATCAACATCCTCAAGAAT GTTCGAGGAAAGAAGTGTTTGGTGATTGATCCCAAGCTTGGTGACTCTCTCTCGCTTACCATACAAACTTCCATTCTCAAG GAGCAAGGAGTTGAGTTGCGGCATCTTTCAGCTGAGCCAATTCAAAGTGACTGTAACAAAGTGATTTTCCTTGTGCGCTCTCAACTTAATTTGATGAGATTCATATGCTCTAATGTTCACGACGACATATCAAAAGGACTACAGAGAGAATATCATGTTTATTTTGTTCCCCGCCGCACTGTTGCTTGTGAGAAA GTTCTTGAGGATGAAAAATTACATCATATGATTACAATAGGGGAATATCCCTTGTATATGGTGGCAATGGATGAGGATGTACTATCATTTGAACTTGATCTTTCTTACAAA GAATGCCAAGTTGATGGTGATGCAAGCTCACTTTGGCATATTGCAAAGGCCATTCACAAACTAGAG TTTTCTTTTGGAGTGATACCACATGTGAGGGCAAAAGGAAAAGCATCTGTGCGTATTGCAGACATCCTAAACCGAATGGAAGCTGAGGAACCGATTAACTCATCTGAT ATGGCTGTGCCAGAGATAAATACAGTAATCCTCTTAGATAGAGAG GTGGACATGGTTACTCCTTTGTGTTCCCAGTTAACGTATGAGGGGCTAATTGACGAG TTTCTGCACATCAACAATGGTTCTGTTGAGATTGATGCATCTGTTTTGGGTCTTCAACAAGAAGGAAAGAAAACTAAAGTCCCACTTAATTCAAG TGACAAGCTTTTTAAGGAGATACGGGATCTCAACTTTGAAGTTGTTGTCCAG ATTTTGCGTCAAAAAGCAACATCCATGAAGCAAGACTATACAGATATGACAACAACA ACGCAGTCAGTTTCAGAGTTGAAGGACTTTGTAAAAAAGCTAAACTCATTGCCAGAGATGACa AGGCACATAAATCTCGCTCAGCACCTATCAACGTTCACGTCAAAGCCTTCTTTTCTTGGCCAGCTTGATATGGAGCATACAATTATTGAGTCCCAGAGTTATGACAT atgctttgagtatATTGAAGAATTGATCCATAAGCAGGAGCCTTTAACAACGGTCCTACGTCTTCTAGTCCTATTTTCTATCACTAATGCTGGGTTGCCAAAGAAGCATTTTGACTACTTCAG GAGAGAGCTACTGCACAGCTATGGATTTGAGCACATAGCAACACTAAATAATTTAGAGAAAGCCGGACTCTTCAAAAAGCAG GAGTCAAAAAGCAACTGGCTTACTATAAAACGTACCCTGCAGCTTGTGGTCGAAGACACTGATACAGCCAA CCCCAATGATATTGCTTATGTCTTATGCATCATTTTGCTTTCATCTGGTCCAGCATACCTTTTAATCTAG
- the LOC25484926 gene encoding glycerol-3-phosphate dehydrogenase SDP6, mitochondrial isoform X1: MTRMKKLSLAAGAVIATTYGGTLILQNPSISSSDSGSLQALRQKLHAPDAIVPSRETQQSVLIAASKANPLDVLVIGGGATGAGAALDAVTRGLKVGLVEREDFASGTSSRSTKLLHGGVRYLEKAVFNLDFGQYKLVLHALDERKRVIENAPHLCHALPCMTPCFSWFEVVYYWAGLKMYDLVAGRQLLHLSRYYSTKESVDLFPTLLREGKDRSLRGTVVYYDGQMNDSRLNVGVACTAALAGAAVLNHAEVVSLLKDDAGERIIGARVRDNLTGEEFDTYAKVIVNASGPFCDAVRKMVDKNAKEMIAPSSGVHITLPDYYSPEGMGLIVPKTKDGRVVFMLPWMGRTIAGTTDSSTSITYLPEPHEDEIQFILDAISDYLNVKVRRVDVLSAWSGIRPLAVDPTAKSTESISRDHVVCEDYPGLVTITGGKWTTYRSMAEDAVDAAIKSGKLTPANGCVTNNLCIVGGEGWEPSSFTVLAQQYKRMKSTYSGKVVPGVMDSAAARHLSHAYGTLAERVAAIAQNENLGKRLAHGYPYLEAEVAYCARNEYCESAIDFIARRTRLAFLETDAARRALPRVIEILANEHKWDKPRQKEELQKATDFLKTFKSSKNAQFHDGKHS, from the exons ATGACGAGAATGAAAAAACTCAGCCTCGCCGCTGGTGCAGTAATCGCCACCACATACGGTGGCACTTTGATCCTTCAAAATCCCTCAATCTCCTCCAGCGACTCCGGTTCCCTTCAAGCTCTTCGGCAGAAGCTACACGCTCCGGATGCCATTGTTCCGTCGAGGGAAACGCAGCAGTCGGTGTTGATAGCTGCCAGTAAGGCGAATCCTCTTGATGTTCTTGTTATTGGCGGTGGTGCCACTGGTGCCGGTGCCGCGCTTGATGCCGTGACACGTGGACTCAAGGTTGGGCTCGTTGAACGGGAGGATTTCGCTTCCGGAACTTCGTCGCGATCCACGAAGCTTCTTCATGGAG GTGTTCGTTACTTGGAGAAAGCCGTCTTTAATCTTGACTTTGGACAATACAAGTTAGTACTTCATGCACTTGATGAGCGTAAACGGGTTATTGAAAATGCACCACACCTATGCCATGCATTGCCGTGCATGACACCGTGTTTTAGCTGGTTTGAAGTAGTGTACTACTGGGCGGGCTTGAAAATGTACGATTTGGTCGCAGGAAGACAACTGCTGCACTTATCAAGATATTATTCTACAAAAGAATCTGTTGATCTCTTCCCCACTCTATTAAGGGAGGGAAAGGATAGAAGCCTAAGGGGCACAGTTGTTTATTATGATGGGCAGATGAATGATTCACGTCTTAATGTTGGAGTGGCTTGCACTGCTGCTTTAGCTGGTGCGGCAGTGCTTAACCATGCGGAAGTGGTATCCTTACTGAAGGATGATGCTGGAGAACGAATAATTGGTGCACGAGTTCGAGATAATTTAACCG GAGAGGAGTTTGATACATATGCAAAAGTGATTGTGAATGCAAGCGGGCCATTTTGTGACGCTGTAAGGAAAATGGTCGACAAAAATGCAAAAGAAATGATTGCTCCTAGCAGTGGTGTACATATTACACTCCCTGATTACTATTCTCCTGAGGGAATGGGCTTAATTGTTCCCAAAACTAAGGATGGACGTGTTGTTTTCATGCTTCCATGGATGGGACGAACCATTGCTGGAACTACAGATTCTAGTACTAGCATTACATATCTTCCAGAACCGCATGAAGATGAAATACAATTTATATTGGATGCAATATCTGATTACCTTAATGTTAAG GTTCGCCGCGTTGATGTTCTTTCTGCTTGGAGTGGCATTCGCCCATTAGCAGTGGATCCAACAGCAAAAAGTACTGAGAGTATCTCAAGGGACCATGTTGTCTGTGAGGATTACCCTGGTTTGGTCACCATCACCGGCGGCAAGTGGACTACCTATCGTAG CATGGCAGAAGATGCTGTTGATGCAGCTATAAAGTCTGGAAAGCTGACCCCCGCCAATGGATGTGTGACCAACAATCTCTGCATTGTTGGTGGTGAAGGGTGGGAGCCTTCTTCTTTTACAGTTCTTGCTCAACAGTATAAGCGCATGAAAAGTACATATAGTGGTAAAGTTGTCCCTGGGGTAATGGACTCTGCTGCTGCAAGGCATTTGTCTCATGCATATGGAACATTGGCTGAGCGTGTGGCTGCCAtcgctcag AATGAAAATTTGGGCAAGCGACTTGCCCACGGTTACCCATATCTGGAGGCAGAGGTAGCTTACTGTGCTCGTAATGAATACTGTGAATCTGCTATCGATTTCATTGCAAGGAGGACTCGTCTTGCTTTCCTTGAAACTGATGCAGCAAGAAGGGCATTGCCTCGTGTGATCGAAATATTGGCAAATGAACACAAATGGGACAAACCAAGGCAGAAGGAAGAGTTGCAGAAGGCTACAGATTTTTTGAAGACTTTTAAATCCTCAAAAAATGCCCAGTTTCATGATGGGAAGCACAGTTAG